A single region of the Mustela lutreola isolate mMusLut2 chromosome 2, mMusLut2.pri, whole genome shotgun sequence genome encodes:
- the HAUS8 gene encoding HAUS augmin-like complex subunit 8 isoform X2 — protein sequence MADSSGRGAGKPSAGGPGTPGGAKMKGRKTQGGRVVESRYLQYEKKTTKKSSAADAVKTGGKMPEGGRKFHVLQKSKDSSGIGKGDLQSTLLEGHGTAPPDLDLSAINEKSMVRKTPQLEKTMSKRTDSSSFSSSQRKSPDVSEAMEMMESQTLLLTLLTVKMENGLASFEEKAERNLLIMCKEKEKLQKAAHELKRKLLLTQRKRELADVLDAQIEMLRPYEAVAERFKEQYKTFATALDTTRHELPVKSVHLDGDGQRFLDDLQQELTTTCHLLEELGIGSLEENMKALDLLSELKEMTQKKDLELRRSFAQVLDLSAEASKEAALINQEVWEEAQGLEAPSQWYFNQEGAGGEAPGVVRTPLLLGAGEPHTA from the exons ATGGCGGATTCCTCGGGACGCGGAGCTGG GAAGCCTTCCGCGGGGGGTCCCGGTACTCCTGGTGGCGCtaagatgaaaggaagaaaaacacaag GTGGAAGAGTCGTCGAGTCCCGATACTTGCAGTACGAGAAGAAAACTACCAAAAAG TCTTCTGCAGCAGATGCGGTGAAGACCGGTGGGAAGATGCCTGAAGGGGGAAGGAAATTCCACGTGCTCCAGAAGAGCAAAG ACAGCAGTGGAATCGGGAAGGGCGACCTGCAGTCCACGTTGCTGGAAGGGCATGGCACCGCCCCGCCAGACCTGGACCTCTCGGCCATCAACG AAAAGAGTATGGTTAGAAAGACTCCGCAGCTAGAAAAGACGATGTCGAAGAGAACTGACTCGTCGTCGTTTTCTTCTTCACAGAGAAAGAGCCCG GACGTATCGGAGGCGATGGAAATGATGGAATCCCAGACGTTGCTCCTGACCCTGCTGACTGTGAAG ATGGAGAATGGTCTCGCTTCATTCgaagaaaaggcagagaggaaTTTATTAATAATGTgtaaagagaaggagaagctacAGAAGGCAGCCCACGAGCTGAAGCGCAAACTTCTCCTCACTCAGCGGAAGCGGGAGCTGGCAGACGTCCTTGACGCTCAG ATCGAGATGCTCCGCCCCTACGAGGCTGTGGCCGAACGCTTTAAGGAGCAGTACAAGACGTTCGCCACGGCCCTGGACACCACGAGGCACGAGCTTCCCGTGAAATCGGTCCACCTAGACGGCGATGGGCAGCGGTTCTTAG ACGATTTGCAGCAGGAGTTGACGACCACATGCCATCTGCTGGAAGAACTGGGGATTGGcagtttagaagaaaacatgaaagcTCTGGACCTGCTGAGCGAACTCAAGGAAATGACCCAAAAGAAGGATCTGGAACTCCGAAG GAGCTTCGCCCAGGTGCTGGACCTCTCGGCCGAGGCGAGTAAAGAGGCGGCTTTAATCAACCAGGAGGTCTGGGAGGAAGCCCAGGGCTTGGAGGCCCCCAGCCAGTGGTACTTCAACCAGGAAGGCGCCGGTGGGGAAGCTCCAGGGGTGGTCCGGACCCCGCTTCTGTTGGGCGCCGGGGAGCCACACACGGCGTGA
- the HAUS8 gene encoding HAUS augmin-like complex subunit 8 isoform X1, which produces MAESWGRWGSRVGDWASDPFRTHRGCTGSGRREAAAAHARQPGRGTRLESPVSCVGAGRSLASGLTSLCFRFPPLRNPANDAAVQRWRPRVKLKNLEQCVALERDVSRKPSAGGPGTPGGAKMKGRKTQGGRVVESRYLQYEKKTTKKSSAADAVKTGGKMPEGGRKFHVLQKSKDSSGIGKGDLQSTLLEGHGTAPPDLDLSAINEKSMVRKTPQLEKTMSKRTDSSSFSSSQRKSPDVSEAMEMMESQTLLLTLLTVKMENGLASFEEKAERNLLIMCKEKEKLQKAAHELKRKLLLTQRKRELADVLDAQIEMLRPYEAVAERFKEQYKTFATALDTTRHELPVKSVHLDGDGQRFLDDLQQELTTTCHLLEELGIGSLEENMKALDLLSELKEMTQKKDLELRRSFAQVLDLSAEASKEAALINQEVWEEAQGLEAPSQWYFNQEGAGGEAPGVVRTPLLLGAGEPHTA; this is translated from the exons ATGGCCgagagctgggggaggtggggcagcAGAGTTGGGGATTGGGCATCTGACCCCTTCAGGACCCACCGAGGGTGCACGGGCTCTGGGAGGCGGGAGGCGGCCGCTGCGCATGCTCGGCAGCCTGGGCGCGGAACTAGACTTGAGTCCCCAGTCAGTTGTGTGGGCGCGGGGCGATCTCTGGCTAgtggcttaacctctctgtgctttcgCTTTCCTCCGCTGAGAAACCCGGCGAATGACGCCGCCGTTCAACGTTGGAGGCCTCGGGTGAAACTTAAGAACTTAGAACAGTGCGTGGCTCTTGAACGTGATGTGTCGCG GAAGCCTTCCGCGGGGGGTCCCGGTACTCCTGGTGGCGCtaagatgaaaggaagaaaaacacaag GTGGAAGAGTCGTCGAGTCCCGATACTTGCAGTACGAGAAGAAAACTACCAAAAAG TCTTCTGCAGCAGATGCGGTGAAGACCGGTGGGAAGATGCCTGAAGGGGGAAGGAAATTCCACGTGCTCCAGAAGAGCAAAG ACAGCAGTGGAATCGGGAAGGGCGACCTGCAGTCCACGTTGCTGGAAGGGCATGGCACCGCCCCGCCAGACCTGGACCTCTCGGCCATCAACG AAAAGAGTATGGTTAGAAAGACTCCGCAGCTAGAAAAGACGATGTCGAAGAGAACTGACTCGTCGTCGTTTTCTTCTTCACAGAGAAAGAGCCCG GACGTATCGGAGGCGATGGAAATGATGGAATCCCAGACGTTGCTCCTGACCCTGCTGACTGTGAAG ATGGAGAATGGTCTCGCTTCATTCgaagaaaaggcagagaggaaTTTATTAATAATGTgtaaagagaaggagaagctacAGAAGGCAGCCCACGAGCTGAAGCGCAAACTTCTCCTCACTCAGCGGAAGCGGGAGCTGGCAGACGTCCTTGACGCTCAG ATCGAGATGCTCCGCCCCTACGAGGCTGTGGCCGAACGCTTTAAGGAGCAGTACAAGACGTTCGCCACGGCCCTGGACACCACGAGGCACGAGCTTCCCGTGAAATCGGTCCACCTAGACGGCGATGGGCAGCGGTTCTTAG ACGATTTGCAGCAGGAGTTGACGACCACATGCCATCTGCTGGAAGAACTGGGGATTGGcagtttagaagaaaacatgaaagcTCTGGACCTGCTGAGCGAACTCAAGGAAATGACCCAAAAGAAGGATCTGGAACTCCGAAG GAGCTTCGCCCAGGTGCTGGACCTCTCGGCCGAGGCGAGTAAAGAGGCGGCTTTAATCAACCAGGAGGTCTGGGAGGAAGCCCAGGGCTTGGAGGCCCCCAGCCAGTGGTACTTCAACCAGGAAGGCGCCGGTGGGGAAGCTCCAGGGGTGGTCCGGACCCCGCTTCTGTTGGGCGCCGGGGAGCCACACACGGCGTGA